TCCAACGGCTCCGGAAATAATGCCCTTGATAATTCCTAGCAAATTACCCGTTATGCCCTTGATGGCCTCCCAGGCTCCCGACCAGTCGCCTTTAAGGATGGAGGTAAAAAATTTGATAATGTTTGTAATAATCCCAATCACATTTTTAATGATCCCCATCACGGCAGGGAACACAGCCTGTACAATCTGCAAAATGGTTTGAATGACGGGCACCACCACATTTTTGATAAGCGAAGCCACACCGGATAAGATTTCAATCACGATGGGAATAACCATTTGGATAATTTCCATGATCGCAGGAAAGACGGCTTGCACGACCTCTAGGATAATCGGAATGACAACCTGTGTAATGTTCAGGATAACGGGAACGATCGCCGCTATGACCGGAATAATTACCGCCATCGCTGCCTGAATGACCTCTAACACGATTGGGAACACGGTTTGTATCACCTGCACCAAAACAGGAAGAACCGCCTGGGCAATTTGGGCAATCACGGTAATCACGGACTGGAAAAGCTCTATGGCAATGGGCAGGACACTTTGGATGACCTCAATAATAATTGGGAAAATGGCGGTAAATGTGGCTAAAAAAATAGGTAAAACCGTTGCCGCTAGTTCCGCAATGACTTTCCCGATTTCAGCAAACGCCGGAACTGCCGTCTCCACAAACGTTTTGAACAAACCCGTTGCCAGTTCAAGTATGGCTGGCAATTCCGACGCAAACAGGGTGCCGATGGTTGAAAACAACTCTGCAAACGCTTGACCCAGTTCAGCAAACACGGGACCTAAACTGCTAAAGGATTCCCCAATCACCTGACCTGTCTTCTGAAACTCTGGTGCTAGTTCCGTAAACATTTGGGCAAATTGGTCGAATACCGGACTGAGCGCCTCTAGTATAGATCCACCCACTTGAACTAAAGCACCAAAAAAGGGCATGACAGCTTGAATGGCCACTCCAATAGCCGACAGTGCTGTTGTTAACACCTTACCTATGGTTGTAAAAATGCCTGTTAATTGGTTGCCCGCCCCTCCAGCAGCATTTGACATCCCATTAAAAACATTTGCCACGCCGCTAGAAAGAGAAGAAACAACGTCTACTATAACCGGAATTACATTTCCCAAAGCATTCCCTATTCCGGTTAGAATCCCGGTAAAGACTGGAGCCAATTTACTAAGAGCGTTTCCGATAGCCTCCGTTGCGGGTTTAACTGCATTCGAAATGGCCGACCACGCACGGGTAAAGCCGTTTTTCAAGGTTTCGTTGGTCGCCACAAATTTAATAATAAACGGCAAGAGCGTAATGAGCGCTCTACTGATTAAACCTAGAGGACCAAACATAGCAGAAAGTCCTAAACCTGCCGCTTTTGTGCCCTTTTCTGTGCTAACCAAAGCCTTAGTTAAGGCTCCAAAACCGCTCAATGCCGTACCGACGAAAAACATCACAGCTCCTAGTGCGGCCAATATACCCAGGATCGCCGAACTCACAACGAGGGCAACGGCGATAAAGGATTTCATCGATGGGGATAAGCCTTGAAATCTCTTAGCTAAAGCAGAAAAAGCCTCCGCCAATTTGCTGACAAACGGCAGCAGGGCAGCCCCAATCTCGGTCTGTAGATTCTGAAACGTGTTTTTCATCATAATTAATTTCGATTTTGTCGTTTCATACCGGGTTGACGCTTCCTTCTGCATGGCGACGTTCTCCTGAAATGCCTCAGATGCCCCATTCAAAGCTTCTTTCAGTAAATCCCCACTTCCGGCAGTACGTTTCATTAGGTCAATCTGTAAAGCTTCCTTAATTCCCAGATCGTCTAAAACGGCATTTAAATCTCCGCCCTCTGTTTTGATGCGACCCAAACCATTAGAGACATCTGCAAAAGCTCCCGCGGCATCTTCTTTAAACTTTTTCTTAAATTCCGCTGCTGACATGCCAGCTATTTTTGCCCACAGCTTCAGTTCATCCCCATTTTTAGCGGCGGCGTTACTTATCTTGGTCATGATCGTGCTGAATGCTGTGCCTCCAGCCTCGGCGCGAATACCAAAGCTTGAGAAGTGCGCAGACAAGGCCATGATCTTTTCGGCAGGAATATCCAACACACGCCCAGCACCTGCAATCCGCATGGAAAAATCCAAAATTTCGGTTTCCGTAGTCGCAAAGTTGTTACCCAGCCAGACTACAGAACTAGCCAGATTTTCCAGTTTGGGGATAGGTAGCTCCATGATATTTGCAATACGTGCGAAGTCCATGGATGCCTGTTCTTGTGCGATGTTTGTCGTGTCTGCGATCATGGCAATCGTTTTGGTAAAGCTGGAAATATCTTTAGCCTTTACACCAAGCTGTCCGCCAGCTTCAGCAATTTCCGCCAGTTGTGTTGCACTTCTGGGCATCTGCTCAGACATGTCAAACAGGCTTTTTTCGATTTTTTTAAACTCGTCATCTGACGCATCTACCGTTTTTCTCACGCCTGCAAAAGCACTCTCAAATTCCACGGCATTAGTTACAACGGATTTTAGCGCCAGGGCTGATCCTGCAAATGTGGCTCCAAACACGATGGAGAGATTTGATCCAACGCTTTGTAGCTGGCCGCCTAGCTGCTCCATCCGTTTCCCAACAGACTGCATTTTTCCCGCATCTGCGCCCATTTGCCGTTACTATCTGCTATTTTTTTATTCGTTGCATCTAGCGCACCTTGAAGTTTATTTAGCCTGGCCTCCGCATTGTGGAGCTGGGTGAGATAGTTTTGAGTCTCTTTGGCGTTATCGCCTTGGGCTTTTCTAGCTCTTTCGTAAGACTGCGCCAACATGGAAACCTTTTGCTTTTGTAGACCAAGCAAATTGGATAGCTGTTCCGCTTTAAGTCTTAGCTGATTTTGCGCATTTCCAAAATTTTTCGATGAGCTGCTTGCGTTTTTAAAGGAAGCATCAACCAGCTTCATCTCTCTATTAATCTGCTCAATAGTCTTCTGGAAATTAACCGCATCCAGATTCACCTTAATATTCAAATTCCCGACTGTTCCCAACGTTTCACCCCCTCGCCGCTAAAATAAGTAATGATAGGCTACTTGTTTTTCTTGTGCCCGCGCTTCTTCTTGTTTCCGCTCTTCTTCTGTCATGTTTAGTTTTCTGTGCACACTCATGAGCATATTGAGTTGTTTCAGGGTACTTTTCCAAAAAAAGTCATCACTCTTTTGCAGAGTGACGGTAACGAAATAATATAAAACGTCCCAATCGACCTTTTCATCGGTTTGGGACGTTACTGGTTTTTTCCGCTATTTTGTTGTTCCCCAGGGATACTTAGGTTAAAGGCTTCTATAATTTTGTCCGCTAACTCAGACATATTATCGAAACCAATTTTGGCTCCTACTTGCTGTTCGGTTAGCGCTTCATCTTCATGAGCAAGCCCAGCAAAAAGTAATGCACGTAATGTAACAAAAGAGATGTTGGGCTTGTTTTCATCTTCACCTTGGCCGCCAATCATTTTGTTAAAAGCCGCTAACGCATCTCCAAATCTTTCTTCGAGCACACACATTGCATTCATGTCAAAAAGTAAAGTACGTGGGTTTTCTTCACCCTCAAAGACAATTTGTACCCCTTTTGGCCGTTTAATTTCCGATAATGTAGGCATAACTTCCTCCTTCGATGTTTAAAAAATAAAAAAGGGGGGAGGCAAGAATGCCTATCCCCTAACAAAATATTCTATTTAGTTCCTCCACCTGCTGGCGGTACTACCTTCTTCTTTTCATAAACCTGATCAAACCATGTTTCTATTACGGTTTTTGGTATATTTTCATCTCCGCTATTGACGGTTCTTTTCCAGTCTCCGTCATAATCACGCGGTAAGAATTTCGCGGTAAGTTTTGGAGGTTGGTACTCGATGGATTCGCCTTTTGTTTTTCTGCTCTCTTCTGGCAGAGCGAACTTCCCTTTCAAGAGCCACACATACGTATGTGCATTACCGGACTCAGATCCTTGATAGCCAAATGCAACATATGGCGCTTGATCATCTCTGTTCCAAACCAGCACTCCGTTTTCATCCACTTTAGCCCCCAGAAGCATGGCGGCGTTTTTAGATCCAATTTGATCTACCGTAATCTCTACTTCAATGTCGGCCAATGTGGATTCAGATTCAGATGCTTGGTCATCCGCGTAAAACGTGGTGGATGAAACATTCGGTTTTACGCTGATCTCAACCGCTTTAGCCAGGTGGACGGGTTTGTCGTACGTCGCACCATTTTTATCATCGGTTTTTAAGATGGCTACATATAAATTCCTTACCCCAATCGGTACTCCCATAGTTGTTCCCCCTTGTTTACAAATAAAAAGCACGCCTAGGCAGGCATGCTCATCACAAAACGCAAGACTTTTTGATACATCTGTATGTCGGGAGCATAAAGACCAAACGCACTTGTCCGTATGGCACCCAGCTCCTGCATCTTCTGCTTAACTTGTTTCTCTATTTCCGTGTAATCCCCTTTTGACCAGATATCAACCTGGATAAAGTACTTGGTCAGTTGCTCTTCGTCATCTGCACAAAACAGCGGGCGTTCGTCGTTGATAAAAAAGACCACATACATATTCTCTTTCTCAAAATGCGTCTCAAACGCCACTGGAACGGGTAGTTCCCTTAGTTTGCTAAGTATCAAACTTTGTATGGTCATAGGTTCAACTCACGTTTCACCGCCTCCTGCATAGCTTTCAGTGCCTTTTTCTCGTTGCTATTATAGATCCGCTCTACATTTCCTCTTGCGGATACTTTACCTTTGTATTTCTTTGTTTTTGTATATCGCTCAGATGTCCCGGCTTCCAGAAAAAGCATGTAAAAATGCTCTTCACCGTAGCCCACTATCATGCCGTCGTCTATCTTTTCAATCTCTACATGGTCTCTAGCGTGTTTGGTATGAGGACCAATAGGAGTACCTTCCTTGATGGCTTGCTGCATGATTTTTGCACCTTCCATCTCGGCCTGCTCTTTTATTTTGTCTCCTTTTTCTCCCATATGGCGGAGTTGGGCTAATAATTCCTCCATACCAGACACTTGAAAGCTCATTGTACCCTCTCCTTGGCGTGTATCGTCAGGGTTTTATTCATTTCGTCGTCATTAATGATGGCTTCAATATCAAAATATCGGTTATTATATTTGATCCTCATGTCAGGGTGAAGCCCTTTTCGATACCGGATGATAAACCGTGTTGTATTTTGGTTCTGTGTAGTAGAGGCTTCATAAAATTCTTTCCCTTTCAGCGTCTTGATGCACGCCCAAACCGTCTGCACATCCACCCAGCCATCTGTTTTAAACCCGTTTTCATTCGTCGTTTCACCGTGCTTTTGAAATGTGATCCGGCGGTTTAATTTTCCCGGATTCATGTTGCAGGCACTTCCCTCAATTGCAAAATCATCGTTTGCAGCGATTGTTTGAGTTTATCCAGCGTCCTATCATCCATTTCATAATAGATGGAGACCCACACCATCACGGCAAGCTTGTATAAATAATTGTTTGATTCTTTTACTCCAGCATTTGCAAGATATTCTTTGGCTGACTCCAGGAGCGTACTTAGCGTTTGATCCCCGGCATCATCATCAATTCGAAGGTATTCCTTCACTTCTTCCAAAGAGATGTTACCCATTCACATCATCCGCCTTACGCCGCTTAGGCTTTGGTGTTCCAGCAGGTTCAGCTTCCGCTAATTCCTTCTTCGGTTGTTCTGGCTGTTCGGGTTTGTCTGGTCTCTCCGGTTCCCCCGGAGACGGATTAGGGAGTTTTAACTTTAGCAATCCGGAATGCAGATTTCAATTTGATTTGGTGATCAAACCACGCTGTGACCACAAACTGTTCAATTCCTGTTTTTACGTCCTTATCCCGGTCGTAAAGGGCATTTAAGTTATAGTTAAAATGAGAGTAATTGAAATCGCCAATGATCGGACTGGAAGCAGAGTCACAAAACACAACCGGCTTACCCAATACTTGTTCCGGTTGTGCCGTATACAACGTTGCGCTACCATTCGCTAAGACTTTGATAATGTTCTTGTAATCCTGGTAACGCATGACGATTTTAGCATTTTCCCTGTAATCCTCATGAAGATCCGCAATCGCATCGGTAATGGCATCAAACATATTTTCTGCCACGATTTCTTTAATTCCAGATTTATAAAAAGACATATGCTCTTCCCCTGTTTTGGGATTCGTTGTGAAAGCTACTTTCTTTTCTTTTGCGGCAACACCGGATTGTAGTGCTGTCTCGACGTACGAAACCAAGTTAGCATCTGAACCATTGATGACCGTCTCAGAAACGCCCGCAAGCACCTTAAATTTATTTCGTCCGAAGGTAACGGTATCTCCATCTGCCTTCATTTCTTTTGCTGTTTCGGTGTCCGCAATAAAGTCATCGTCATCCAGTGTGAAATGGAGTTTGGGGATTTCCAAGTTCGTAATCTGTGTGACGGATGAAAGTTCACGCAACGGGTTTTTTACAGTTGGCTCTACCAAAATGTCCGTTGATACCGTTTTAGGCAAGAACTTGTTACCGCCAGTCGTATCGTTATCACCTAATGCTTGTCTAACATCAATTGATACAGATTGTTCGCGCATAACCGAACGGATCAATTCGGCTTTTGCTTTAATAGCACGTTGCTTTGGATCATCAACTGAATTGATATTGTCTTTAGCTTCAAAATTAGCCTTCAATTTTGCCTTTTGTTCAGCCTCAAGTGCATCATGTTGTTCTTTAATAACGTCAAACCTCATTTTTAAATCAGATTTAGACCCTTGCAAAGCCTGAATATCTTCCATGGATGCATTAGGATCAATGGCTTTTTCAGCCAATTGCTCCTCTACTTTTTTAAGCTGTTGGCCAACAGTAACTAGATTTTGTTTAAGCTCGTACAATGTTTTCATTCAAATATTCCTCCTAAGATTGTATTGATATAAGTCACATTTTCCTTTGCTCCATCGGCAATTTGTTGTCTTTTTGCCATATCACCCACTGAAATAGGTGTTTTTTGCTGTGAAATAAGCTGTTTTGGAACATTTTTGTATCTATTTATGAATTCATCACTTATAGATGCAGCCATCGTATTAGCTTCCTGAACTACATCGCATAAGCCGTATTCAAAAGCTTCATCGGCAGATAGCCACGTTTCCGCATCCAGCATGTCCTGCAGCTTTTCATCGGATAATTTATCCCCTGCTTTTTGCAAATACACCTGTTTGCTGGAATTGCCGATACGGTCCAGATCGTCGGCTATTTTTCTCATTTCCGAGGCGTTACCCCAGGCAAAAATCCAAGGATTATGAATCATCAGCATGCTATTTTTAGGCATATAAATCGTGTCACCTGCCATGGCAATGACACTGGCAATCGATGCGGCTAAAGCATCCACATGAACATGTACGTTCGCCTTGTGCCGTTTCAGCATATTGTGTATAGCAATTCCTTCGAAAACAGACCCTCCAGGTGAATTGATATAGAGGTTGATCGTCGATAGGTCACCCAGGCGATCTAAATCCTCTTTAAAAGAGGTTGCACTTGTGTCGACTTCATCCCATTGATAGGTAACGATATCCCCATAAATAAATATGTCCGCTGAACTGGAACCGTCAGCTGACATCTTCATCTTCCAAAACGTGTTCTTTTTCGGTTTCCCCACGCTCTTTCACCCCCTTTCGCTCTGCTGGATCCATGTTTAATGGATACATGTCACCGGAGATCCAAAGCTCAGCTGCCTTTCCGCCTTCTGGTGGCAAATCCTCATACATCCTGACTTCATCTGGCTTCATCCCAGCACTTCGGAGCATCATTTGATAAAACTGCGTCCTTGCCGCTGTATCTCCGCGTAATAGTGCGCCAAGGTTAAATTTGAAGTAATATCCGGCTTGTCTTTCTTCGGACGTGAGCAGTTTTCGATTCATTTCCTGCTCATACTGCCTAACGGTAGGCGTTAACGTCATTTGGACAAACTGGATCATCATCTGCTCTGCATTACTTCCTTGACTATCTTCATTTAAAAAACTTGTTGGTAAATTAAACACGTTTGCGACCCTCGAACGTGTTATTTTTTCAGAAGCCAGTGTATCTGAAGCGACATACTTACGCTCCATATTTTTCACTGTTACCCCTGGTTCCTGAAACAAAATTCCGCCATTTTCTTTGTAGAATCGCTTGAAATCATCCACAATTCGCTGTCTTTTTTCAGTGTCTACGTTTGCTCCATATTCCAGGATGAAACTGTCTTTCTTCTGCATTTCGGACAGGCTAAATTCTTGGACAGCCTTATCATACTCCAACGTATTTTTCAGCACCTCAATGGGACTAATCCCTTTCCAGCGAGCCGTACCCGTGATGTGCTTCACATGAAACATGTTCATGTTATGGATATAATACGTTCCGTCTATTCCCCGTACTTCATACCACAAATGACCGTCGTCTTGATTGAGAATAGGCGTAACATAAACCGGATCAACCGGAATTAAAGCTTCAGGCTGTAGCCTAATGTCCCTCATAATCACAGCATAGCCGTTCCCTGTTTCGTTGCGGGATACTTCCATTTTATTCAGCCATTCAAACCCTGACATATTGGGATTTGGGCGATGAATCAGCATATCCGCT
This Paenibacillus larvae subsp. larvae DNA region includes the following protein-coding sequences:
- a CDS encoding head-tail connector protein produces the protein MGNISLEEVKEYLRIDDDAGDQTLSTLLESAKEYLANAGVKESNNYLYKLAVMVWVSIYYEMDDRTLDKLKQSLQTMILQLREVPAT
- a CDS encoding major tail protein; the encoded protein is MGVPIGVRNLYVAILKTDDKNGATYDKPVHLAKAVEISVKPNVSSTTFYADDQASESESTLADIEVEITVDQIGSKNAAMLLGAKVDENGVLVWNRDDQAPYVAFGYQGSESGNAHTYVWLLKGKFALPEESRKTKGESIEYQPPKLTAKFLPRDYDGDWKRTVNSGDENIPKTVIETWFDQVYEKKKVVPPAGGGTK
- a CDS encoding phage head closure protein, with the translated sequence MNPGKLNRRITFQKHGETTNENGFKTDGWVDVQTVWACIKTLKGKEFYEASTTQNQNTTRFIIRYRKGLHPDMRIKYNNRYFDIEAIINDDEMNKTLTIHAKERVQ
- a CDS encoding phage tail tape measure protein — translated: MGADAGKMQSVGKRMEQLGGQLQSVGSNLSIVFGATFAGSALALKSVVTNAVEFESAFAGVRKTVDASDDEFKKIEKSLFDMSEQMPRSATQLAEIAEAGGQLGVKAKDISSFTKTIAMIADTTNIAQEQASMDFARIANIMELPIPKLENLASSVVWLGNNFATTETEILDFSMRIAGAGRVLDIPAEKIMALSAHFSSFGIRAEAGGTAFSTIMTKISNAAAKNGDELKLWAKIAGMSAAEFKKKFKEDAAGAFADVSNGLGRIKTEGGDLNAVLDDLGIKEALQIDLMKRTAGSGDLLKEALNGASEAFQENVAMQKEASTRYETTKSKLIMMKNTFQNLQTEIGAALLPFVSKLAEAFSALAKRFQGLSPSMKSFIAVALVVSSAILGILAALGAVMFFVGTALSGFGALTKALVSTEKGTKAAGLGLSAMFGPLGLISRALITLLPFIIKFVATNETLKNGFTRAWSAISNAVKPATEAIGNALSKLAPVFTGILTGIGNALGNVIPVIVDVVSSLSSGVANVFNGMSNAAGGAGNQLTGIFTTIGKVLTTALSAIGVAIQAVMPFFGALVQVGGSILEALSPVFDQFAQMFTELAPEFQKTGQVIGESFSSLGPVFAELGQAFAELFSTIGTLFASELPAILELATGLFKTFVETAVPAFAEIGKVIAELAATVLPIFLATFTAIFPIIIEVIQSVLPIAIELFQSVITVIAQIAQAVLPVLVQVIQTVFPIVLEVIQAAMAVIIPVIAAIVPVILNITQVVIPIILEVVQAVFPAIMEIIQMVIPIVIEILSGVASLIKNVVVPVIQTILQIVQAVFPAVMGIIKNVIGIITNIIKFFTSILKGDWSGAWEAIKGITGNLLGIIKGIISGAVGAVKGIWNGLKDTIVRLASDMWDGVCEIMGSLKDFIVKIWDDAVDFLKNIDLLQIGEDIIMGLIKGIGNMAKGVWDAVTGIGEGIVKGFKSFLGINSPSRVMAKLATSIPEGVSKGIRDSANVAYKANDELGKKLYDTSKQWMTKRRDLALNKGVMHVQAKLVDPHSIASIVNSNARSIMPNNNISNIKNYNNTTSFQPNVVIQAQDYSQAERKQRRMLTEIALELGMR
- a CDS encoding phage major capsid protein; translation: MKTLYELKQNLVTVGQQLKKVEEQLAEKAIDPNASMEDIQALQGSKSDLKMRFDVIKEQHDALEAEQKAKLKANFEAKDNINSVDDPKQRAIKAKAELIRSVMREQSVSIDVRQALGDNDTTGGNKFLPKTVSTDILVEPTVKNPLRELSSVTQITNLEIPKLHFTLDDDDFIADTETAKEMKADGDTVTFGRNKFKVLAGVSETVINGSDANLVSYVETALQSGVAAKEKKVAFTTNPKTGEEHMSFYKSGIKEIVAENMFDAITDAIADLHEDYRENAKIVMRYQDYKNIIKVLANGSATLYTAQPEQVLGKPVVFCDSASSPIIGDFNYSHFNYNLNALYDRDKDVKTGIEQFVVTAWFDHQIKLKSAFRIAKVKTP
- a CDS encoding head maturation protease, ClpP-related translates to MGKPKKNTFWKMKMSADGSSSADIFIYGDIVTYQWDEVDTSATSFKEDLDRLGDLSTINLYINSPGGSVFEGIAIHNMLKRHKANVHVHVDALAASIASVIAMAGDTIYMPKNSMLMIHNPWIFAWGNASEMRKIADDLDRIGNSSKQVYLQKAGDKLSDEKLQDMLDAETWLSADEAFEYGLCDVVQEANTMAASISDEFINRYKNVPKQLISQQKTPISVGDMAKRQQIADGAKENVTYINTILGGIFE
- a CDS encoding HK97-gp10 family putative phage morphogenesis protein, with protein sequence MSFQVSGMEELLAQLRHMGEKGDKIKEQAEMEGAKIMQQAIKEGTPIGPHTKHARDHVEIEKIDDGMIVGYGEEHFYMLFLEAGTSERYTKTKKYKGKVSARGNVERIYNSNEKKALKAMQEAVKRELNL
- a CDS encoding phage portal protein, giving the protein MKSAMRGAISGWKGGSGDFSTWFGRRFWGIDNTKLATNETIFSVVSRLANALSCLPLKLYKDYDIQMNEIADMLIHRPNPNMSGFEWLNKMEVSRNETGNGYAVIMRDIRLQPEALIPVDPVYVTPILNQDDGHLWYEVRGIDGTYYIHNMNMFHVKHITGTARWKGISPIEVLKNTLEYDKAVQEFSLSEMQKKDSFILEYGANVDTEKRQRIVDDFKRFYKENGGILFQEPGVTVKNMERKYVASDTLASEKITRSRVANVFNLPTSFLNEDSQGSNAEQMMIQFVQMTLTPTVRQYEQEMNRKLLTSEERQAGYYFKFNLGALLRGDTAARTQFYQMMLRSAGMKPDEVRMYEDLPPEGGKAAELWISGDMYPLNMDPAERKGVKERGETEKEHVLEDEDVS